Proteins encoded in a region of the Anopheles ziemanni chromosome 2, idAnoZiCoDA_A2_x.2, whole genome shotgun sequence genome:
- the LOC131293049 gene encoding chitinase domain-containing protein 1, with amino-acid sequence MLPDKVVLLFIGFLSLCVLINHGALATLSPSKKKGNKAPKELKVKTGPQLANVYDRDLVQGEPSARDIIVENAAYFEDTTLKLFEGKVLGFVTPWNNHGYDVAKIWGPKFDYVSPVWLQVLRKGPKQYEIGGVHDIDDGWVKDVKKAGSIINNRVIPRVLFDKFADRDFSQLLTYPEERTIVAKLLLATIRKHKFDGIVLEVWSQLAARVEDNYLVGLVEEICNTLTASSYDCILVIPPARKETYDLFSRKHFESLVNTVTAFSLMTYDFSSVQRPGANAPLYWVRNAVQHICPDSAENVREKRSKILLGLNMYGSDFTPNGGQPIVAHEYLALLKHLKGHLTYDEHDVENFFEVKTSNGRHMVFYPTLFSIDERLKLARELGTGISIWELGQGLDYFYDLF; translated from the exons ATGCTGCCAGACAAAGTTGTTCTGTTATTTATTGGGTTTTTATCGTTGTGTGTGCTAATAAACCATGGTGCCTTGGCGACACTGTCTCCGTCGAAGAAGAAGGGCAACAAAGCCCCGAAAGAACTGAAGGTGAAAACGGGTCCGCAGTTGGCGAACGTATACGATAGGGACCTGGTACAGGGCGAACCGTCCGCCCGGGACATCATCGTCGAAAATGCTGCATATTTTGAAGATACCACGTTGAAGCTCTTCGAGGGCAAAGTGCTTGGCTTTGTAACGCCG TGGAACAACCATGGATACGATGTGGCAAAAATTTGGGGACCAAAGTTTGACTACGTGTCACCGGTGTGGCTTCAGGTGCTGCGAAAAGGACCAAAACAGTACGAAATTGGTGGCGTACATGACATCGACGATGGATGGGTGAAGGACGTTAAGAAAGCCGGTTCGATTATCAACAATCGAG TGATTCCACGTGTTCTGTTTGATAAATTCGCCGATCGAGATTTTTCTCAGCTGCTCACCTACCCAGAGGAACGAACAATCGTCGCGAAACTGCTCCTAGCCACCATCCGGAAGCACAAGTTTGACGGAATCGTGCTAGAAGTGTGGTCCCAGTTGGCCGCCCGCGTCGAAGACAACTACTTGGTTGGGCTGGTGGAAGAAATCTGCAACACACTGACGGCCTCATCGTACGACTGCATTCTTGTGATACCGCCGGCGCGGAAGGAAACGTACGACCTGTTCTCACGCAAACACTTCGAATCGCTCGTCAACACGGTAACGGCCTTTTCGCTGATGACGTACGATTTCTCGAGTGTACAGCGACCGGGCGCAAATGCACCACTCTACTGGGTGCGGAACGCCGTGCAACACATCTGCCCCGATAGTGCTGAAAATGTGCGCGAAAAACGCTCCAAAATACTGCTCGGGCTGAATATGTACGGAAGCGATTTCACGCCGAACGGTGGACAACCGATAGTGGCGCACGAATATTTGGCCCTGCTGAAACACCTTAAGGGACATCTTACCTACGACGAGCATGATGTGGAGAACTTTTTCGAAGTAAA GACCTCCAATGGACGCCACATGGTATTCTATCCAACCCTGTTTTCGATCGATGAGCGACTCAAGCTGGCCCGTGAGCTTGGAACGGGAATTTCTATCTGGGAGCTCGGACAAGGCTTAGACTACTTTTATGACCTTTTCTAA
- the LOC131284801 gene encoding U6 snRNA-associated Sm-like protein LSm7 isoform X2 has product MSDKKVGGGGDNKEKRRKESILDLSKYLEKTIRVKFAGGREAAGVLKGYDPLLNLVLDNTIEFLRDPDDYKLADDTRHLGLVVCRGTSVVLICPQEGMESIQNPFIAQEG; this is encoded by the exons ATGTCCGACAAAAAGGT cggtggtggaggagaCAACAAAGAGAAACGCCGCAAGGAGTCCATCCTCGATCTGAGCAAATACCTCGAGAAGACGATTCGAGTAAAGTTTGCCGGCGGGCGAGAAGCTGCCGGTGTGTTGAAAGGCTATGATCCGCTGCTAAACCTGGTGCTGGATAACACGATAGAGTTCCTGCGTGATCCGGACGATTACAAGCTAGCGGACGATACGCGGCATCTCGGGCTGGTGGTTTGCCGTGGCACATCGGTAGTACTGATTTGTCCCCAGGAAGGTATGGAGTCGATACAAAATCCGTTCATCGCTCAGGAAGGCTAG
- the LOC131280958 gene encoding chitin deacetylase 1 produces the protein MGLFLLGTLTLVITFTGNAHAGNLVKRSLKNTVPCLEDGRFYRNPDRLEHKMWTNNECAKYYLCLDGEVFEFKCSVGLLFDVSRQICDFKQNVENCDVTAEARVPKPLLENAKCEERSQLGCGDGTCLPNEYFCDGSVDCEDGSDEGWCDVENDPNAADPCDPSVCELPECFCSKDGTLIPGRLERYHTPQMILLTFDDAINFENWELYTEKIFTPARKNPNGCPIRGTFYISHQYTNYAQVQRMWNDGHEIAIHSITHRGPEEWWSRNATIEDWFDEMVGQANIINRFSNVRMEELRGMRVPFLRVGWNRQFLMMKEFGFVYDSSMVAPFSNPPLWPYTLDYKMPHACNGNNQYCPSRSYPGIWEMVMNQLEAGEYTCGMVDTCPPHMNGEDVYRMFVHNFKRHYHSNRAPLGLYFHSTWFRKQEYLDAFLRFLDDMAKHPDVYFVTNFQAVEWMRNPTVSNQLGHFEPWQCRPRQFDPQEQACNLPRTCKLHSRVLQQDRYLYTCNECPAQYPWIRNEFGLD, from the exons ATGGGTCTATTTTTACTCGGCACGCTGACGCTGGTGATCACTTTCACTGGAAACG CGCACGCAGGCAACCTTGTGAAGCGGAGTCTGAAAAACACGGTACCCTGCTTAGAGGATGGACGGTTTTACAG AAATCCCGACCGATTGGAGCACAAAATGTGGACCAACAACGAGTGCGCCAAGTACTATCTCTGCCTCGACGGGGAAGTGTTCGAGTTCAAGTGTTCCGTGGGGCTGCTGTTCGACGTGTCTCGTCAAATATGCGATTTCAAGCAGAATGTAGAGAATTGCGACGTTACCGCCG AGGCTCGTGTACCGAAGCCACTGCTTGAGAACGCGAAATGTGAAGAACGATCTCAGCTCGGCTGTGGCGATGGAACGTGTCTACCGAATGAGTACTTTTGCGATGGGTCCGTCGACTGTGAGGACGGGTCGGACGAGGGCTGGTGTGACGTGGAGAACGACCCGAACGCGGCCGACCCCTGCGACCCGTCCGTGTGCGAGCTTCCCGAGTGCTTCTGCTCCAAGGATGGGACGCTCATCCCTGGACGGCTCGAGCGTTACCACACGCCCCAGATGATTCTGCTCACGTTCGACGATGCGATCAACTTCGAGAACTGGGAGCTCTACACGGAAAAGATCTTTACGCCGGCACGCAAAAACCCCAACGGTTGTCCGATCCGAGGCACGTTCTACATTTCGCACCAGTACACGAACTATGCGCAAGTGCAGCGGATGTGGAACGATGGGCACGAGATCGCCATCCACTCGATCACCCACCGGGGGCCGGAAGAATGGTGGTCACGGAATGCCACCATTGAGGACTGGTTCGACGAGATGGTGGGCCAGGCGAACATTATCAATCGATTCTCGAACGTGCGCATGGAGGAGCTGCGTGGAATGCGGGTACCGTTCCTGCGAGTCGGCTGGAACAGGCAGTTTCTAATGATGAAAGAGTTTGGCTTCGTGTACGATTCGTCGATGGTGGCACCCTTCTCGAATCCGCCGCTGTGGCCGTACACACTCGATTATAAGATGCCGCACGCGTGCAACGGTAACAATCAGTACTGTCCGTCCCGGAGCTACCCGGGCATCTGGGAGATGGTGATGAACCAGCTGGAGGCAGGCGAGTACACGTGCGGTATGGTGGACACTTGCCCGCCGCATATGAACGGCGAGGACGTTTATCGGATGTTCGTGCACAACTTCAAGCGCCATTACCATTCGAACCGTGCTCCGCTCGGCCTGTACTTCCATTCTACCTGGTTCCGCAAGCAGGAATATCTTGATGCCTTTTTA AGATTCCTTGACGATATGGCAAAGCATCCGGACGTGTACTTCGTGACCAACTTCCAAGCGGTCGAGTGGATGCGCAACCCAACCGTTTCGAATCAGCTCGGCCACTTCGAACCATGGCAATGCCGACCGAGGCAGTTCGATCCGCAGGAACAGGCGTGCAATCTTCCGCGAACTTGCAAGCTGCATAGCCGCGTCCTACAGCAGGATCGCTATCTTTACACCTGCAACGAGTGTCCGGCACAATATCCCTGGATACGGAACGAGTTCGGACTGGACTGA
- the LOC131284801 gene encoding U6 snRNA-associated Sm-like protein LSm7 isoform X1: MSDKKPSTSGNSTGGGGGGDNKEKRRKESILDLSKYLEKTIRVKFAGGREAAGVLKGYDPLLNLVLDNTIEFLRDPDDYKLADDTRHLGLVVCRGTSVVLICPQEGMESIQNPFIAQEG; this comes from the exons ATGTCCGACAAAAAG CCATCCACATCGGGTAACTCaaccggcggcggtggtggaggagaCAACAAAGAGAAACGCCGCAAGGAGTCCATCCTCGATCTGAGCAAATACCTCGAGAAGACGATTCGAGTAAAGTTTGCCGGCGGGCGAGAAGCTGCCGGTGTGTTGAAAGGCTATGATCCGCTGCTAAACCTGGTGCTGGATAACACGATAGAGTTCCTGCGTGATCCGGACGATTACAAGCTAGCGGACGATACGCGGCATCTCGGGCTGGTGGTTTGCCGTGGCACATCGGTAGTACTGATTTGTCCCCAGGAAGGTATGGAGTCGATACAAAATCCGTTCATCGCTCAGGAAGGCTAG